From the genome of Solanum lycopersicum chromosome 7, SLM_r2.1:
ctttattatttttatttttattattatcgttattttcttattattattgttgttgttgttgttgttgttattattgttactattactattactataactattactattacttttactatttattattattattatttttattattattgttattattattgttactattactattactataattatttttattactattattattattattatgataattattattattattataattatttttttattattattatcataattatcattattactgttattattattattattatactattattattattgttgttataattattattattattattattattgttatttatattattatcattattattattatcatcattattattattgttactgttgttattattattattttcatcattattattgtttttatcatcattattattattatttttagtatcattattattattattattattattattattattttattcttctcctcctcctccttcttcttcctattattattgttattgttattattattgttattaatattattattattactactactataattattataataataattattattataattattattattataattattattattgttattattattattattatttttattattattattattatttatattattattattattattatactattattgttgttgttataataataataataataattattattattattattattattattgttatttatattattatcatcattattgttattgttactactgttattattattattttcatcattattattatttttatcatcatcattattattattttagtatcattattattattattattattattattattattattttattcttctccttcttcttcttcttattattattattattgttgttgttgttgttgttgttgttgttgttgttgttattattattattattattattactataattattataataataattattattattatattattattattattattgttattgttgttattattattattattatttctattattattattatttatattattatgattaatataattctcattattattattattattattactattattattatttattgttactattattattattattattatcatcattattattattattattattattattattatcattatcgttattattattagtatcattattattattatcattattattattaatattatttttatatttatttttattatttttattatttttctatttttttattagaattattattattattattgttattattataatattaatattattatcattattactattattattgttaatattgttactattattattattattttattatcatcatcatcatcattattattattattatttatttattattattattattactattattttttttattattattattattattattatcatcatcatttttatttttatcatcatcatcattattttattagcatttttattattattattatcatttttattattattattattattattattgttgttgttgttgttgttgttattattattattattattattttaattattattattattgtaattgttattattattattataattattataattattattaccattactattactattactattactattactattactattacttttactattactattactatcataattattattcttattattattattatttatttattttttggtaactaCATTTTATTAGTTACCAAGAACAAAACCATACAAACCAAGTAGCTATCACAGCATACTTCAAACTTAACCAAAGCAAAAACAGACTCAACAACTCTACCTACACTACTAACTACTTAACTGCCAAATGCTGAGTTCTTACAATAGTAATGTAGACTATCTCTTTAACAAGTTGTTCCTCATTTCTACTCTTGTGTTCAAAGATTCTATTATTTCTCTCCATCCACAATCCATAGATACCTTCAGCAAGCATTGCCTTGAACAGTTGTACAGCTGCCCTCTTCCCTTTTACATGCATAATGCACCATTGTACAAATTGCTCCCATGTCACTGGAGCTTCAGTTTGTCTCTCTATTGAGCTTAACAATTTCTCCCATATTCTTCTTGCATAATTACAATGTATAAACAGATGCTCTGtagtttcttcttcattcttgcACATCACACAAATCTTCTCTACTGCAATTCCCCACTAAGTTAGTCGATCCACTGTCACCAGCCTTTGATTCAGCATGATCCACATTGTGAAATAAGCTTTTGGTCTTGCAGCATTGTTGAACATAAGACAGGTCCATACTGGCTTTTGTTGTGCTCCTTTCATGTGTTCATAAAGTTTTCTAACCATCCCTTTATTCTTTCTTTGTTGCTGCTGAACTTGCTTCACACTTTGTTGAGCACTCATGACTTTTTGTACCATCCATCTTGCTTGTTTCCTCCTCTGCCACTCTCTTTGCCCCTTTATATAATATGTGTGAATCCATTTGATCCAGAGTTTATCTTCCTTGTTAGCTAGATCCCAGCACAATTTAGGAATCGCAGCTCTATTCCATATTTTCACATTAATCAGTCCTATGCCTCCCTCACTTTTAGGACAACACACTTTCTCCCATGCTATCAAGGCCTTCTTTGTAACATCTCCAACCCCTGACCATAAGTACATTCTGCATAGTCCTTCAATCACTTTTATTATCTTAGCTAGTATGATAAATAACTGTGCCCTGTAGGATTGAAATCCAAACAAGACAGTCTTAATCAGTTGTGTTCTTCCAGCAGAGGACAGTTTTTTTGCTGTCCATGACTTGATTCTTGCCATGATATTTTCTATGAGGAGATACCATTGTATTATGCTCAGCTTCTTTGTCGAGAGGGAAACTCCCAAGTATTTGAAAGGCAGTTCCTCCATTGTATAGACCATCTGTTGCATAATCTGTTGCTTTACCTCCATTTGCACTCCTCCACAGTAAGTAGAACTTTTTGTAAGATTTGCTTGCAATCCTGAGGCTTGATAGAAGTCCAAAAAACATCTTTGTAGCATCTTGATAGATTCCAGATCACCCCTTGAGAACAATAGAAGATAATCTGCAAAGCATAGATGAGTTATGGCCAAGTTAGAGCATTTGGGATGGTATTTGAACATTTTCTCTTCTCTGAGTCCTTTGAGCAATCTACTAAGATATTCCATTGCTATAGCAAACAGGAATGGTGACATAGGATCACCTTGTCTTAGTCCTTTTGATGCATCAAATCTCTGAGTACTTTGCCTATTCACAACAATAGTGTAGTTC
Proteins encoded in this window:
- the LOC138337459 gene encoding uncharacterized protein, with translation MCKNEEETTEHLFIHCNYARRIWEKLLSSIERQTEAPVTWEQFVQWCIMHVKGKRAAVQLFKAMLAEGIYGLWMERNNRIFEHKSRNEEQLVKEIVYITIVRTQHLAVK